A single genomic interval of Aneurinibacillus migulanus harbors:
- a CDS encoding DHH family phosphoesterase yields MPKFLAKRWFGSHMILALVFCLLAAGLLTVYVQWLFAVVGFVVIAGSGYLAFRNQRLFRDEMEAYISTLGHRIKKAGDEVINEMPFGIVLYNEDKTIEWHNPYLQRITENENLIGESLLDVFPTLTDMKDNELQTEITYRQRIYEILHRPEERLLYFKDVTEFRELQMHYNEEKLVLAIVHLDNLDEVAQGMDEQSRSLLLTNVTGAITKWAQNYGIYLRRFSSDKFLAVFDQGTLEQLEATRFDILDVVREMTSKNKIPITLSIGVGAGIDTFIELGEMAQSSLDMALGRGGDQAAVKIKDKITFYGGKSNAVEKRNRVRARVISHALRDLMLESDLVLIMGHKMPDMDAIGAAIGVLKAVHAAQKQGYIVLDESNPAIERLMQEVEEHEYLDDYFITSDQAVQMVTRRTLVVVVDTHRPSMTIEPRLLNATNKVVLIDHHRRSAEFIADPVLIYLEPYASSTSELVTELLQYQGENLKLDVLEATALLAGIVVDTKSFAFRTGSRTFEAASFLRRKGADTSLVQVLLKEDLTQYIRRSEIVQHTEVLGGSIAIATGKENEKYGQLLIAQAADTLLTMAGIEASFVVCRRPDDLIAISARSLGDFNVQVVMEQMGGGGHLNNAATQLKDVTVAEAVEQLKQVLKNYQGGKLK; encoded by the coding sequence ATGCCGAAGTTCCTGGCAAAACGCTGGTTTGGCTCGCATATGATCCTCGCTCTCGTTTTTTGCTTGCTGGCAGCCGGATTACTTACCGTGTACGTACAATGGCTGTTTGCGGTAGTGGGATTTGTCGTCATTGCAGGCAGTGGATATCTTGCGTTTCGTAACCAGCGGCTTTTTCGTGATGAGATGGAAGCCTATATTTCGACACTGGGTCATCGCATCAAAAAAGCGGGGGATGAAGTAATTAATGAAATGCCGTTCGGGATCGTACTTTATAATGAAGATAAAACCATCGAATGGCACAATCCATATCTGCAACGGATAACGGAAAACGAGAACTTGATTGGTGAATCGCTGCTTGATGTATTTCCGACGCTGACAGATATGAAAGACAATGAGCTACAGACAGAGATTACGTACCGTCAACGCATCTATGAAATCCTGCACCGTCCAGAAGAGAGACTGCTTTATTTCAAGGATGTGACTGAATTCCGGGAATTGCAGATGCATTATAATGAAGAGAAGCTAGTATTGGCTATCGTGCATCTCGATAACCTGGATGAAGTGGCGCAGGGGATGGATGAGCAGAGTCGTAGTCTTCTGTTGACAAATGTAACGGGCGCGATTACGAAATGGGCTCAGAACTACGGTATTTATTTGCGGCGTTTTTCTTCTGACAAGTTCCTCGCAGTATTCGATCAGGGAACATTGGAGCAGTTGGAAGCCACTCGTTTCGATATTCTGGATGTCGTACGAGAGATGACCAGCAAGAATAAAATTCCGATCACGTTAAGTATCGGCGTAGGTGCGGGCATCGATACATTTATCGAGCTGGGCGAGATGGCGCAGTCAAGTTTGGATATGGCATTGGGTCGCGGCGGAGACCAGGCGGCAGTCAAAATTAAAGACAAAATTACATTCTATGGTGGCAAATCAAACGCTGTAGAAAAGCGAAACCGGGTACGTGCCCGAGTGATTTCTCACGCATTGCGAGATTTAATGCTAGAAAGCGATCTCGTTCTCATTATGGGTCACAAGATGCCGGATATGGATGCCATTGGCGCCGCCATTGGTGTGCTGAAGGCAGTGCATGCGGCGCAGAAGCAAGGCTATATCGTACTTGATGAGAGCAACCCTGCTATTGAGCGTCTCATGCAGGAAGTAGAGGAACACGAATATCTGGATGATTATTTTATTACAAGCGATCAGGCAGTACAGATGGTAACGAGACGTACGCTGGTCGTCGTCGTAGATACTCATCGTCCGTCAATGACGATTGAGCCCCGTTTATTAAATGCCACGAATAAGGTGGTCCTTATTGACCATCATCGCCGCTCGGCAGAATTTATCGCTGACCCGGTGCTTATCTATCTGGAGCCGTACGCTTCGTCCACCAGTGAGCTCGTTACGGAGTTGCTACAGTATCAGGGGGAAAACTTGAAACTTGATGTATTAGAGGCAACGGCGTTGCTTGCTGGTATTGTAGTCGATACGAAAAGCTTCGCATTCCGTACCGGTTCGCGGACATTTGAAGCCGCATCCTTTCTGCGGCGCAAAGGTGCCGATACGTCATTGGTGCAGGTGCTGCTGAAAGAAGATTTAACCCAATATATTCGGCGATCCGAGATTGTCCAGCATACAGAAGTTCTAGGCGGCTCGATTGCTATCGCAACAGGAAAAGAGAATGAAAAATATGGGCAGTTGCTTATTGCGCAGGCAGCAGATACACTGCTTACAATGGCGGGTATCGAAGCATCGTTTGTTGTCTGTCGCAGGCCGGATGACCTGATCGCCATCAGCGCACGTTCCCTGGGCGATTTTAATGTCCAGGTGGTTATGGAGCAGATGGGAGGCGGCGGCCATTTAAATAATGCGGCGACGCAGTTGAAAGATGTGACCGTGGCCGAGGCGGTGGAACAGCTCAAGCAAGTGCTTAAGAATTACCAAGGGGGGAAACTGAAATGA
- the rplI gene encoding 50S ribosomal protein L9, whose protein sequence is MKVILLQDVKGQGKKGEVKEVSEGYARNFLLKKGLAKEATPGNMKMQEAHKKSEEKRKQEELEEAKKVAKVMEETTITIKAKSGEGGRLFGGVSSKQIAEELKKANFKVDKRKIELPEPIRTLGYTNVPIKLHQEVTATVKVHVVEE, encoded by the coding sequence ATGAAAGTAATTTTACTGCAAGATGTAAAAGGACAGGGCAAAAAAGGGGAAGTCAAGGAAGTTTCCGAAGGGTATGCTCGTAACTTCCTGTTGAAGAAAGGTCTAGCGAAGGAAGCGACACCAGGCAATATGAAGATGCAGGAAGCCCATAAGAAGAGTGAAGAAAAGCGTAAACAGGAAGAGCTGGAAGAAGCGAAGAAAGTAGCGAAGGTAATGGAGGAAACGACGATTACCATTAAGGCCAAGTCCGGCGAAGGCGGGCGCTTGTTCGGTGGTGTAAGCTCCAAGCAAATCGCTGAAGAATTGAAAAAAGCGAATTTTAAGGTGGATAAACGTAAAATTGAACTGCCTGAACCGATTCGCACTCTTGGCTACACAAATGTGCCAATCAAATTGCATCAGGAAGTTACAGCGACAGTGAAGGTGCATGTCGTTGAAGAATAG
- the dnaB gene encoding replicative DNA helicase, translating to MSDIFLDRIPPQNMEAEQAVLGAIFLEREALITATDILAAEDFYRTSHQRIFQVMVDLGERNEPVDLVTVTAELENRKQLDEVGGVSYLTDLATSVPTASNVGYYARIVEEKSTLRRLIRAATKIVTDGYTAGEDVPGLLSDAEKTIMQISQRQRTSSFQHIKDVLMDTYEHIETLSNNKGEITGLPSGYPDLDKMTAGLKPSELIILAARPAVGKTAFALNVAQNVAARAGAPVAIFSLEMSATQLVQRMICAEGNIDAQRMRTGYFAEEDWHKLTMAIGTLANAPIYIDDTPGITISEIRSKCRRLKAEAGLGLILIDYLQLITGRKGGGGDNRQQEISEISRTLKLIARELECPVIALSQLSRAVEQRQDKRPMLSDIRESGSIEQDADMVAFLYRDDYYDKETERKNIIEVIIGKQRSGPTGTVELAFLKEYNKFVSLSQHDAPG from the coding sequence ATGAGTGATATTTTCCTCGATCGTATTCCACCCCAAAACATGGAGGCCGAACAGGCCGTTTTGGGGGCTATTTTTTTGGAGCGGGAAGCGCTGATTACAGCTACGGATATTTTGGCGGCAGAGGATTTCTATCGGACCTCTCATCAGCGTATCTTTCAGGTAATGGTAGATTTAGGGGAGCGTAACGAGCCGGTCGACCTTGTTACAGTAACAGCGGAGCTAGAGAACCGCAAACAGCTTGATGAGGTAGGTGGCGTCTCATATTTAACCGATTTGGCTACATCAGTACCGACTGCATCCAATGTAGGATACTATGCCCGAATCGTAGAGGAGAAGTCGACCTTGCGAAGGTTAATCCGTGCGGCTACGAAAATTGTAACGGACGGATATACGGCGGGTGAAGACGTGCCTGGTCTGCTGAGCGATGCCGAGAAGACGATCATGCAAATCTCTCAGCGCCAACGGACGTCAAGCTTCCAGCACATTAAAGACGTGTTGATGGATACGTATGAACATATTGAGACACTGTCTAACAATAAAGGGGAAATTACCGGGTTACCGAGCGGCTATCCAGACCTTGATAAGATGACAGCGGGCCTTAAGCCTTCCGAGCTTATTATACTGGCTGCCCGGCCAGCGGTGGGAAAGACAGCATTTGCACTGAATGTGGCGCAGAACGTGGCGGCACGAGCCGGAGCGCCGGTCGCTATCTTCAGTCTGGAGATGTCAGCAACACAGCTGGTACAGCGGATGATCTGTGCAGAAGGTAATATTGATGCCCAGCGTATGCGAACCGGTTATTTCGCCGAAGAGGACTGGCATAAGCTCACGATGGCAATAGGAACACTAGCGAATGCACCTATTTATATCGATGATACGCCGGGGATTACGATAAGTGAAATCCGTTCGAAATGCCGTCGTCTCAAAGCAGAGGCCGGACTGGGATTAATTCTTATCGATTACCTGCAACTGATTACCGGACGAAAGGGAGGCGGCGGTGACAACCGTCAACAAGAAATATCGGAGATCTCCCGGACGTTGAAGCTGATTGCCCGTGAATTGGAATGCCCGGTCATTGCTCTGTCTCAGCTTAGCCGTGCGGTAGAGCAGCGTCAGGATAAGCGCCCGATGCTTTCGGATATTCGCGAAAGCGGAAGTATAGAGCAGGATGCGGACATGGTTGCTTTTCTGTATAGGGATGACTATTATGATAAAGAAACCGAACGTAAAAATATTATCGAAGTGATTATCGGTAAGCAGCGGAGTGGTCCTACGGGTACGGTTGAGTTGGCTTTTCTCAAGGAATATAACAAATTCGTCAGTCTCAGCCAGCACGATGCGCCCGGTTAA
- a CDS encoding adenylosuccinate synthase, with product MSTVVVVGTQWGDEGKGKITDFLAEKAEVVARYQGGNNAGHTIVFGGTKYKLHLIPSGIFYKEKICVIGNGMVVNPKALVEELDYLHSNGVSTDNLRISDRAHVIMPYHMKLDAAEEAKKGENKIGTTLKGIGPAYMDKSARIGIRIADLMDKDVFEKKLRRNLEEKNRLFEKYYETEGFTVEEILEEYMQYVERIRPYVMDTSVVLNDAIDAGKRVLFEGAQGVMLDIDQGTYPFVTSSNPVAGGVCIGSGVGPTKIHHVVGVAKAYTSRVGDGPFPTELHDEVGNQIREVGREYGTTTGRPRRVGWFDSVVVRHARRVSGITALSLNSLDVLSGLKTVKICAAYRYKGEIIEHYPANLNVLAECEPVYEELPGWDEDITGVRSLDELPANARHYVERITQLTGIPLSTFSVGPGREQTNIVRSVYAL from the coding sequence ATGTCAACCGTAGTAGTTGTAGGAACCCAGTGGGGGGACGAAGGAAAAGGAAAAATCACTGACTTCCTCGCGGAGAAAGCGGAAGTCGTCGCGCGTTATCAAGGTGGAAACAATGCGGGTCATACCATTGTTTTTGGCGGGACAAAATATAAATTACACTTAATTCCTTCAGGGATTTTTTACAAAGAGAAAATTTGCGTAATCGGAAACGGTATGGTTGTTAATCCGAAAGCTTTAGTAGAAGAATTAGATTACTTACATAGCAACGGCGTAAGCACGGATAATCTGCGCATCAGTGATCGTGCGCATGTCATTATGCCCTATCACATGAAGCTCGATGCGGCCGAAGAAGCAAAAAAGGGTGAAAATAAAATCGGCACGACGCTTAAAGGCATCGGGCCTGCATATATGGATAAATCTGCTCGTATTGGCATTCGTATCGCTGATTTGATGGATAAAGACGTATTCGAAAAAAAGCTTCGCCGTAACCTGGAAGAAAAGAACCGTTTATTCGAGAAATACTATGAAACAGAAGGCTTCACAGTTGAAGAGATTCTCGAAGAATATATGCAATATGTAGAACGCATTCGTCCGTATGTAATGGATACATCTGTTGTATTGAATGATGCGATCGATGCAGGCAAGCGTGTATTGTTCGAAGGTGCGCAAGGCGTTATGCTTGATATTGATCAAGGAACGTATCCGTTCGTAACGTCTTCCAATCCGGTAGCAGGTGGCGTATGTATCGGTTCCGGTGTAGGTCCGACGAAAATCCACCACGTAGTGGGTGTGGCAAAGGCGTATACGAGCCGTGTTGGTGATGGTCCGTTCCCGACAGAGCTGCACGATGAAGTAGGAAATCAGATCCGTGAAGTCGGACGTGAATACGGTACGACAACAGGCCGTCCACGCCGCGTAGGCTGGTTCGACAGCGTAGTGGTGCGCCATGCACGCCGCGTTAGCGGAATCACGGCATTGTCCTTGAACTCACTTGATGTGCTGAGCGGATTGAAAACAGTGAAAATCTGCGCCGCATACCGTTATAAAGGCGAGATTATTGAGCATTACCCGGCTAATTTAAATGTATTGGCTGAGTGTGAACCGGTATACGAAGAGTTGCCAGGCTGGGATGAAGATATTACAGGTGTCCGCTCTCTTGATGAACTGCCGGCGAATGCGCGTCACTATGTAGAGCGTATCACGCAATTAACAGGGATTCCGCTTTCCACTTTCTCGGTGGGACCGGGTCGTGAACAAACGAATATCGTGCGTAGCGTATACGCGCTGTAA